Genomic DNA from Roseburia intestinalis L1-82:
TCTGCATCGGATACCGATTATTATAAGATCACATCCACCACAAAAGGATATCTTTCATTTCAGTTACAGCACGATAAAGTGAGCGGCAGGCTTTCAACAGATATTTACAGCGTGGCAGTCTGTGATGCTGCCGGAAATACGATGTATACAATGACGAGTAAAAAAGACGAGGAGAAAACCGAGTCGGTTAATTTTGGACTTGACGCCGGAACCTATTATCTGAAAGTATCAGGAATCCAATATATGGATGCGTCAGGTTCACTGACAGTTCAGGGAGCAAATGGAGAGACGTACAAGCTGAAGGCATCCTGGACGAATGCAGACAACTGGGAGAGCGAGAGCAATGATGATATAAATACAGCAGACACAATGACATCAGGCAAGGCAGTTTACGGAAGTCTGTATGGTGTCAGTGATTCTGATTATTATGGTTTTCAGACAACAAAAGACGGATATATCGTGATCAATCTGCAGCATTCGAAAGTTACAGGATGGCAGAATAAGGCTATTTATGCAGTTACAGTCTGTGATACTTCCGGCAATTCGATCTACGAAATGACCAGTAAAGCGGAAGATGAATCCACGGATTCCATCAAACTGGGACTGTCAGCAGGTAAATATTATATTAAAGTGGCAGGTCAGAATGCATATTACGGCGGAAACTATGTGATCAAAACTACCTTTAAGGCGTGCAGTACCTGGGAGCACGAGAGCAATGATACTTACGATACAGCAAATACGGCTGTTTCCGGCACGACATACAGCGGAGATATCCGTACTTACAGCGATGTAGATTATTTTAAAACATCACTTTCTGCAAATGGTTATATCAATGTGAAACTGACGCATCCGGTTGTGAGCGGACAGGAAACAACAAACATGTTTGTGCTCAGCGTGATCCGTAAAGTGGACAAAGACCAGTATACAGAAGTCTACACTACGAAGATCCGTGGCGGGGACACAAGCATTTCCACGCCGAACCTTGGATTGCCGAAAGGTGAGTATTACATTAAGATCGCAGGAACCGGAAATACGACGGGAACATTATTGAGCGGAACGAGTTATCCTGTAAACTATGATGTGTGTATTATAGCAAAGACAGCAAGTGACAGGGAAGTGGAGTCGAATGATTCTGCTGCCACTGCAAATACCGTAAAGAACGGAAAAACCTATTACGGAAGCACAAGCAGTTCCTCAGACAAAGATTACTATAAGATCAAAATGTCAAAAGCAGGCTATCTGCAGATTAAGTTTGGACATAAAAACAGTCAGAGTACAGCAAGCTGTTATAATGTTGTTCTTTACAATAAGGATAACAGTGAAATTTATAAATTTACGAATACCGGGACAGAGACTTCTTATACATCCTGTAAATTAGGACTGGATGCAGGGGAATATTACGTATGCGTCAGCCAGGCATCTACACTTTATACCGGCGACTATACGATCTGCATGACACAGAAAGCGGCTTCCGGTTGGGAGACAGAGAACAACGGTGACTGGGCTTCGGCAGATAACATAAAAGTCGGCAAAGCGGTAAACGGTGTGATCACAGGATATACGTCAGATGAAGACTGCTATCGCTTTACACTCACAAAAGCGCAGTATATCAACTTTAGTCTGGCACACGAGAAGATCAATGATGCGGGAAGAAGCTGGTATGTGACACTTTATAATGCAAACGGCAAGAGAGTGAGCAGAAAAGATGATGATCATATCTATTCCTATGCCGGCAGTACCTATACAGAGTCAAAGGCTGTCAAATTAAGCAAGGGAACCTATTACCTGAAAGTGCAGGCATTTGCGAAAAATGCGGTGGAAAAAGAATACACGCTCTGTGTTAATAAAATTGAGAACAGAAAAACAAGCGTGACTTCCGTAAAATCGACAGCATACAATAAACTGAAAGTTTCATGGAAAGTTGTACCGGCTGCGACTTCTTATCAGATCTACCGCAGTACAGCAAAGGATGGGGATTATCAGAATATCAAAACCATCAACAGTGTAGGCACTAGTTCCTGGACAGACGGCAGTGTAAAAACCGGAAAAACATACTATTATAAGATCAAGACGGTTGTTAAGACACAGAATGGAGAACAGACCAGTGGATTTTCGAATGTAAAATCTGCAAAGGCGGTTCCGGCAAAGACGACGTTAAAGGCAAAAGCGTCGGATGCAAAGAATGTAAAACTGACCTGGTCAAAGGTAAAAGGTGCAAGCGGTTATGAGATCTACCGCAGCAACAGTAAAGATGGAAAATGTAGTAAAGTAAAGACCATATCCAAAGGTAGTACGACATCTTACAAAAACGGTAAATTGAAAAAATCGACGACCTATTATTATAAGATCCGTGCATACCGCAAAGTGAATGGGAAGAAAGTATATGGAAGTTATTCTTCCGTTGTTTCCGTAAAGACAAAAGCAAAATAAAAGTAAAAAGAGATACCCCGGTGGGATGATCATCATACATCCTGCCGGGGTATTTTTAAGATTTTATGAAAATTCTGGTAAGATATATTCAAAGGTTGGGTTTTATGATAAAATAATATAGATTATGCAAAGGTATGAATGTGAGGTACTTCATGAGGAAAAGGGAAAGATATAAACATTTGCTGAATTTATTTGCTAATTTTGTAATGCTTGTGGCTGAGACAGCAATGTTTGCATTTATATGGTATAAAATGTATGTGCCGGAATTGGAGGATAAGTTCTGGAATAGAGGAAACTGGGCAGTAATCGGAATGTATGCATTGGTATTGTTCTTTTTTATCCGTACATTTGGCGGATACCGGATCGGATACCTTAGAATTACAGATATTTGTTTGTCGCAGATCCTTGGAATTTTGTTTGCAAATATTATCGAGTATTTTCAGATTTGTATGATTGCAAATGATTATATGTCAGCATCACCGCTTCTGTTATTGACGACAGCTGAGATTGCAGTGACACTGCCTACCGTTTTTGTTGTAAGATATTTTTATGTCAGATTATATCCGCCAAGACGTATGATCGTAATATACGGGGAACATTCTCCGGAAGAACTGATTTCCAAGATTAATTCCAGAAAAGATAAGTACAATGTTTGTGCAACTGCCAGCGCCTATATGGGATATGAGGCATTGTATTCTAAAATATTAGAGTATGAAGCGGTAGTTTTATGTGATCTTCCGGCAAGTATCCGTAATAAAATTTTAAAGTTCTGTTATGATCAGAATAAAAGAACCTATATTACACCGAAGATATCGGATATTATTTTAAATGGAACGGAACGAATCCATTTGTTTGATACACCTCTTATGTTGTCAAGAAATCAGGGACTTACGATAGAGCAGAGATTTGTAAAGAGGACTATGGATATCGTGTTTGCACTGCTCGCGATTGTTATTTCATCGCCGTTTTTACTGGTCATTGCAGTTGCAATCAAACTGTATGATGGGGGACCGGTATTCTATAAGCAGGAGCGTCTGACGAGAGACCGCGAGACGTTTCAGATTATCAAGTTTCGCAGCATGAAAGTAGATTCGGAAAAACAGGGAGCACAGCTTGCCAAAAAAGATGATGACAGGATCACACCGGTTGGAAAAATAATTCGAAGAACGCATTTAGACGAGCTTCCTCAGATTTTTAATATTTTAAAGGGAGAAATGTCTTTTGTTGGTCCTAGACCGGAAAGACAGGAAATTGCTGAAAAATATGAAGAAATTGTTCCGGAATTTCGGTTCCGCCTGAAAGTAAAAGCCGGATTGACAGGGTATGCACAGGTATATGGAAAATATAATACAACACCATATGATAAATTAAAACTGGATCTGACTTATATACAGACATATTCAGCGTGGTTAGATGTGAAATTAATGCTTATGACATTTAAGATTATGTTTCAGAAAGAAAACACAGAAGGTGTAGATGAAAAGCAAACGACAGCGATCAAAAAGGAATCATAGAGATGGAACAGACAAGCGAAGTACAGATATCTGTTATTATGCCGGTTTATAATGCACGGGATTATGTGGAGCAGTGACGGAAAGTCGCGCAATAAATACAAGTCAGCTAAAATGCAGTGGAAAGTTTACCGTTTTATAGGAAAGAACCGGCTAAATGCATTGCGTTATATGGTACATTACACATTAAATAGTGTCAAAAAATATACAAGAGGGTAAGGAAAATGAAAAAAAGGATTTTAGCAGTAATCATGGCAGTCTGCGTGAGTATGACAGCACTGCCTGCAGATGTACGTGCAGCAGAAGACAGTGCAGTTCAGACAGAAAGCACGCAGAAAACATCACCGTCAGAGAAATCAGCCCAGACAGAAAACACTGGGAATGCAGCAGAAGAGCTGACTGGAACGGAGATGGCAGAGACAGAAGAAGCAGCTGAAACGGAAGAAACAGCAGAGACAGAAGAAACGACCGAGACGGTAACAATCGAAACAGAGACGATTGAGACAGAAGAGCCGGCAGAGACAGAAACTTCGGAAACAGAGAAACCGGCAGAGACAGAAACAATCGAAACAGAAACTACGGAAACAGAGAGCACCGAGACGGAGACAGCTGAAACGGAGACAGAGGAGTCAACCGAAACGGAAACAACTGAAACAGAGACAGAAGAGCCGACCGAAACGGAGACTGCGGAGACAGAGACTGCGGAGACAGAGACTGTCCAGGCAGCAGAACTTAACTACATGATGGTAGAGTCACCGTACGTTGAGACACCGGGAACGCAGAATGTGGTCTTAAGTCTTGGAACAGGCGATGAGCAGCTTTCGGATATCGTCTTAAATTATAAGAATCTGACCACCGGAAAAGCATATCAGACAAAAGCTGCAGGAATAGAAGAGGATATGATCCGGTTTACCATGGATTTTTCAGAAAATGGACAGGCAGGAGAGTATCAGATCACTTCCGTGCAGTTTACACAGGAGAAAACAAAACAGGAAATCCTGCTATCAGACCTTGGCATGGATGTAAGATTTGGTGTCAATGAACAGGCAGAGACGAACCCGGATCAGGTACTTTATGATGAAGATGCCTATGCGGATGTGGATGCTGATGTTGTTACTATGAGCGCAGATGGAGAAGTTATTTCCGAAAACACTGTGGAAAATGTGCTGGAGCAGGGAATCTCAGAGGCTGTCGCCAGTGTTGCAGATAACTTAAAAGGTGCGAACAGTAATGTGAAAGTCGTACTCGATCCGGGACATGATGGCACCCATGCAGGAGCATCCGGTTTTGGAGTACAGGAAGCGGATCTGACACTTAAGATCGCCACATACTGTAAAGAAGAATTATCTACCTATAATGGTATTACTGTTTATATGACAAGAGAGAGTGCAAGCTGTCCGGCAGGCGGCGGAGATAATATTGCATGTCTGGATGCCCGTGCAAACCTTGCAAAGAATGTGGGAGCAAATGTGTTAGTAAGTTTCCATTTAAATACTGCAAACGGAACAGCGAGAGGTGTGGAAGTTTATTATCCGAACAGCAACTATAATGCACAGGTAGGAGGCAATGGACAGGCACTTGCAAAGAAAATATGCGATAAATTGGCAGCACTTGGATTGAATTATCGTGGAACTTTGATTAGAAATGCATCTTATGATAAATATCCGGATGGTTCTGCAGCAGATTATTACGGTCTGATCCGTCGTTGTAAAAATAATGGCATTCCTGGTCTGATCATCGAGCATGCCTTTTTGGACAATGCAAATGATTATTATACATATTTAAGTTCTGATGAAAAATTAAAGGCACTCGGTGTTGCGGATGCAACTGCAATCGCTGAGTATTTCGGACTGACAAAAGGAGCAAAGACCGTAACGCTCAATTACACGCAGTCGAGAGAGGATGGTAGTCTTAGATTAAAATGGACAGGTCTCGATAATGTCGATTATTATGAAATTTATCGTAATACTGTGAATGATACAAACTATCCTAAGATTGACGAAGTATCGGATGCTACATCTTATATTGATGATACCGTAAAGGCAGGGACAAAATATTACTATCTGGTCCGTCCGGTATTTAACGATGGAACTGCAGGAGAGTATTCTAAACCCATCTCAGGTGTGGCATTAGGAAAAACAAACCTCACAAAGATCAAGGCAAAGAGTGGAAAGAAGATTACCCTGACCTGGAAAAAGGTTTCTAAAGCAGAGGGATATCTGATCTATCGTCAGGACAGCAGTGACAGTAAATTTTATCAGATTGGCACGGTAAAATCCGGCAGTACACTCACTTACACAGATACTGTAAAATCCAATAACAAAACATATACCTACAAAGTACAGGCTTACAATACAAACAATGGCAGACAGGGTGTCGGTGCATATTCTTCCACAAAATCTGCAAAGACACTTGCAAAAGCAAAAATTACAGGAATCACATCCTCGGATGAGGAAGTATTAAAAATTTCCTGGAATAAGGTAAGCGGTGCAAAGGGATATATCATTTCCCGCAGCACAAAGAAAGATAGTGGTTATAGTGAAATAGATACAGTATCAGGAGAAAAGACAACATCCTACACAGATGATACTGTAAAAGCAGGAAAGACCTATTACTATAAGGTCGAAGCATATAATGTCAACAGCGGTACAAAAGGATACGGCGGTGCATCAGACGCGGTGGCAGGAAAAACTGCAAAGCGCACAAAAATCACATCAATCGTTTCCACAAATGAAAAGACCTTGACGATCAAGTGGAATAAGATCACAGGAGCTTATGGTTATCGTATCAAACGAAGTACCGATGAAGATGGTACTTACAAAGTTGTTAAGACGATTAAATCCGGAAACACGACCAGCTACAAAGACACCAGTGTAAAAGCAGGAAAGACCTATTATTACACGGTTGAAACGATGGTAAAGACAGGAGACAATATCTGTTATAGCGGTGATTCAGCGTCCATGGAAGGAAGAACAGCGAAAAAAGCGAAGATCAAGTATGCTGTTTCAAATGGAAGTAATCAGATTGAAGTAAACTGGGGAGCAGTGAGCGGTGCCTACGGCTACCGTATCAAACGCAGTACGTCAAAGAATGGTACTTATAATGTGATTGCGACCGTAAATGGAAAGAATAAAACAACCTATCAGGATAAAAATGTAAAAACTGCAAAGACCTATTATTATAAGGTAGAGACGATCAACAAGGTAAATGGTAAAAAAGGATACAGCGGTGATTCCGCAGTTGTGTCAGCAAAGACATTAAAAACTACATCCATTACAGCAGTCAAGGCAACCGGAAGTACTTCCGTAAGACTGGAATGGAAAGCCGTGGATGGGGCAAACGGATATCAGATTTACCGGAGTACGTCAAAAGACAGTGGTTATAAAAAGGTCGGACAGGTCAAAGGTAAAAATACGAAAAAATATGAGGATAAAACCTTAGAAGCCGGAAAAACTTACTATTATCAGGTTCGTGCATATAAGAGCAACAGTGCTAAAAACGGTGTGGCATCTTTCTCAAAAGTACAGAAGGCATGGACGATCAAACAGGTGGTATTCTCCCAGATCACAAGTGACAGCAAAAATCAGGTCACACTTGGCTGGAAGAAAGTTTCAAAAGCACAGGGGTATGATATTTACCGGAGCAGCAAGTCAAACAGTGGATTTGAAAAGATCGCTTCAATTTCATCTGGATCTACACTGACTTACACGGATAAGGGCGTAAAGAGCGGAAATACTTATTATTACAAAATCGCTGCAACCTACAAGATCAAGGGAAGTGCAGGCAGAGGAAGTTACAGTAATGTAGCACAGGTTCCTGTTCTGAAACAGGGAGGTATTTCTTCTATTACATTGGGAGACAACAATGTATTAAATATTTCCTGGAACAGTGTGGATAATGCAAGCGGTTATGAACTTGCCGGTGCAATCAGTGAAAAAGGAAGCTATACCACGTTACAGACTTCCGGTGCAACTTCCTTTACACACAGTAATCTGACACAGGGAACAACCTATTACTATAAAGTAAGAGCATATAAGGACTTAAGCAGCGGAATCCGTATGTATGGTCCATGGTCAGCGGTGAAATCAAAAGCAGCAGCTCATGAGATCATGGGTACAAGCAGTGTGACGGTAGATCAGATGGTATCTTATTATAATAAACGATATACATTCCCGGCAGATACTTACCGTGACAAGGGAGCAGATTCCGCGGAAGCGTTCTTTAAGATTTTAAAAGAAGAGGCAGATGCAGAGGGTGTAAGAGCGGATGTATTGTTTGCACAGGTGATGTTAGAGACCGGTGGACTCACATTCGGTGGTGATGTGCAGGCGAGCCAGTGCAACTTTGGCGGACTCGGTGCAGTCGGTGGCGGTGCTGCGGGGGAAACCTACGCAGACGTAAGAACCGGACTCCGTGCACAGGTACAGCACTTGAAAGCGTATGCAAGTACCGAGGGATTAAACAATGCATGTGTGGATAAGCGTTTCCAGTATGTATCGCGTGGAACAGCCAGATACGTGGAGTGGCTTGCGATTCCGCAGAATCCATATGGAAAAGGCTGGGCAGCAGATGCGGATTATGGTACGAAGCTGCTTCGGATCATGGATAGTTTATAAACGAAAAAGTATGGTGATATAAATGATAGAACAGAATTATTCCGTTTTAATGTCTGTATATAGAAAAGAAAAAGCTGAGTATTTGCAAAAAAGCATTGACAGCATGCTCTCCCAGACAGTACCACCGCAGGATTTCGTGATTGTATGTGATGGATTGCTGGGGGATGAATTAAATCAGGTACTCCAAAAAAAAAAGCAGGAGTATCCGGAATGTTTTCAGATAGTTCAACTGCCTGAAAACCGAGGACTGGGAGAAGCACTCAAAGAAGGACTGGTTTATTGTAAAAATGAACTGGTTGCACGAATGGACAGCGATGATATCAGTGTTCCAGAGCGTTGTGAATGGCAGTTAAAAGCTTTTGCCCAAAATAATGTATCGATTATCAGTGGAGCTGTGCAGGAATTTATGGATGATACAGCACAGGCAGGTACTGTCAGATATGTTCCGGAATCATCAGAAAAGATAGCGGTATATGCAAAAAAAAGGAATCCTTTTAATCATCCGGCAGTTATGTTTAAAAAAAGTGATGTCATAAAAGCTGGAAGTTATATGGATTTTCATGGATTTGAGGATTATTATCTATGGCTCCGTATGCTCTCAGGCGGGATGAAGGGATATAATTTATCTGAAGTGCTAGTGTACATGAGAGTCGGTAATGGCATGTATGCGAGGCGCGGAGGAGTTTCATACTTGAAAGATATGGCAGAGTTTCGGAAAATCATGTTAAATAGCGGATACATTAATTTACTGGAATTTCTGACATCTGTCATAACCCGTGGAATTGTAATCCTGATGCCTGCGAATCTGAGAAAAACAGTATATTCGGTCTTTCTCAGAAAGTAATCCTTGGCTTAAAGACAGAGATTTTGCTTTTAAAAATATAATCCCTGGTTTTGCCTGTGAATTTCAGGAAAAACAGGGGATATCCATTTTCAATATAAAATCCCACAAAAAATCAAGTGTTTAACGGACAAAAGAAAAAGAAAATCTATTCCATTGTTCAACATTGTCATGCCGGTACTGCTTTTTCTGATGCCGCAGTATGAGAGCTTCCATACCATTTTTTCAGACCCTGAAAGCATGTCAAAAAGACTGAAAAACTGTATCAGTGGAAGGATTCCAAAAGTTGATGCAGTCCGCGACCTTCTCTCCAGAATAAACCCGGATGAAATACGCAGCATACATGAAGAAATGATTGATATCATAAAACGTAACCGGATATTCCGGAATGGAACGATAAGCGGATATGTTGTGGCAGGTTTTGATGGTGCGGAATTATTCAGCAGTACAAAAAAATCCTGTCCGAACTGTCTGACTCGGAAAAAACTCACAGGGGAAACCGAATACTTTCACCGGAGTGTGGTGTGCATGACCATAGGAAAATCACCACACGTAATTCTGGGGCAGGAAATGTTAAAACCAAGGGACCTTTCAGGCTTTGAGATGGAAGGGTGTCCATATAAACTGCGTGTGGTGCGGTATCGTGAGCAGTGGGAAGAAAAAGGGGGAAAGCCGAACGTTTTATGTGGCTTGTAATGACACTGGAAACGGCAGATTACCGGGTGTTATGGGAAATGATGAACCGCAGGTGGGACATTGAGGAGAATGGTTTCCATCAATTGAAAACGTATTATCACGCAAAGCACTGTTACTGTCATGATGCGGTTGAAACAATATCTAACCTGATAATCATAGGCTTTAATGTAAGAGAGTTATATTTGTACCGGAGAAGCCGGAGCTTTGTAGGAAGCGGAATAAGCCGAAAGAGTATAAACCGGATTTTTTTGCGATGAGCTGCTAACAGAAAAAGTGAAACAGATTTTATATGGAAAAGGCGGATAGAGAAAATCAGCCGAAAAAAACCTAGGGAAAAAATAGGGGGGATTTTGCGCGTATTGACCAAGAATGAAGGGCAGCCGCAGATGGAATGCTGATAACTGGATTATTTATAAAAATGCATGGATAAAAAAGTTAAAAGCGAAATCTCTGGCTTAAAGTAGGATCTTGAGTTTCCATAAAATGTAATCAAAAAGTGGTTACACCTTCCCAAAGCACTAATCTTCCACTTTTTTGAAGAGCTAGGAATGGAAGTTCTGTGAGTAGAAGTACTTTAATAAGCCCCACCGAAATCGGGCTTTTGGAGATATATTCTTGTATCTATCTAAGCGGTCAGCTTAAGGCAGAGTTGACGATATGCCGGACGTTTTGTCCGGAACCATAGCCTGACGCCTTCTTTTGCATACGATAGTATGCCAGAGATACCTTTAGCTAACCGGTAATAGCAGAAATATACTTTTTTCTTTACAGGGTCTGCTTTTTGTATAATTGAAACCTTAAGGGCATTTGTTTCTGACTTCATAGATATATGTGCAAGAAAAGCCATGCATAAGGTGATATAAAAATTTAACGTATTGATGGCAGACAGCTTTCGTACTCGAAAGTTTTCAAACTGAAACATCTGTTTTTTGCAGCGGAAATATTCCTCTATTTTCCATCTCGAAAAGTACTGCTTTGCAACAGCGATTACATCTTCTTTTGATTTAATATCTTTATTGGTTGCAAGCATCATTGGATGTTCGGTTAAACCATAGACGAGCACCAGGTCAATATCTTTTTTAGAAGCGGTTATCTGAACTTTTACATGAGACAGATATGCTTCACGGGATGATTGTTGCCGGTAAGAACACAGGCTTCTGTTACGTGATAGCCTTTTTCATAAACTGTTTTGGAAGCAGTACTTTTAGAGCCATCTCTGACAAGTCCGAGAGCTTCAAATTTGTAACCATCAGGATTTACAACATCGCTGTCATCAATGTGTATGACAGGTTCTTGCGGAGCCCATTTACGGATGGCAGTAAGATAAGATTTAAGCGCGGTGGAGGAAATGCCATTGTTTAAATGTCTGGTCAGCCGTTCAACAGAATTGACCTTTTTGGAATCTTCGTGAAGCTGATCCACAACATCGGTTAAAAGACAGCTTCTGGAGGCAAGCATACCATAAGTCATCTCGGCAGAAAACTTTTTGTCCGGCTTGGACAGGTGTTTTGAAATTTTATTTGAAAAAGTTAAAATTTCCCGTTTCAAAGTATAAGTATTTGTTGTAGAATTAAGCATAAGGAGTCCTCCTGTTTTTTTGTTTAGTATTATTTTGATTTGACACATTAATTTTACTACAAAACAGAAAAGGATTCCTTATATTTTGGGCATTTTTTGAAAGTTGTTTATTGGAATCTAACAAAATCAAGTGGTTGTGGATAAAACTGCGGAAAATCAAGAGAGTAGAATAAATTGACGTGAAATAGCTGGTATGATATAATTGTGCAGTCTTTTGGAATACATGGAATAGATAAAAAGGAGTTAGAAAATGAATTGGAGAATCAATGAGAGTGGTGTATCAGCGACAATTGAAAATATTGAATGGGAAAGAATACACTTGATTCTTACAGTAAGGCTGCATATTGACGGGCAGAAAACGTATGATATAGATAAGATGGAATTTTATGCGGTAAATAATTTGGGGGGATGTGGAGTTAAGTTCGATGTACGCAGGAAAGAAGATATCATCAAACTTCATGTTAATGTAACAAATAGTGGTGAACTACGTTGTATTCCGAGGGGAACATATCGTATTTTTGTATGTGAAAAAGATTGTGTTCTGGCAGAGTGTGAAACCAGTCCTGATATTGCAGATCAATTAGAAGCAATGTCCAGAAACTTTTTGTACGGTGAAAGGGGAAAATCTTACAATGTTACATTTTATATAGAAGATGGAACGGATACACTGCCATTCCGTATGCATTGTATCGCATTAGGGGCAGTAGGGGTTACATTTCCACAGAATCCAAGCTTCCTCAAAAAAATAAATTTGATAAAAGCATTGAAAGACTGCTATTTATCTAGCAGATCTGTTTTAAGAAGAGTATATAAATGGTATTCATTTTTGTATAAAAGCAGACGAAAAAATACAGTCCTTTTTATGACAGAACAGGATCAGAAAATTGCATCAAATTTAAAAGCAGTTTCAGACAGAATGGTTGACAGACAGCTGGATCAGCAATATCGGTTATTGTATTCTGCACGTCCTGCAGCGGCAGAGCCGCAAAGTAAAAAAAGCTGGATTGGTCTTATGAAATTACTGGCACAGAGCGGCACTATTTTTATTGACGATCATGCACCGGTACTGGATTGGCTAAAACTGGATGATGATACAACGCTGATTCAATTATGGCATGCAGGAGCAGGGTTTAAATCATCAGGCTACAGTCGCTGGGGACATGAAGGATGTCCTTCACCGCAGTCCTGCCACAGACAATATAAGTACGGAATTGCTGGCTCAAAAAATATCGCACCGTTTTTTTCGGAAGTATGGGGAATTAATGATGAGCAAGTATTGCCAACAGGAATGCCCCGTATGGATGAGTATTTGGATGAGCAGCATAGGAATGAAAAAATAAAAGAATTGTATGAGCAGTTTCCAATGTGCAGAGGTAAAAAAGTCATACTTTTTGCACCTACCTACCGTGGAAGAAATAAAAAAACAGCATATTATCCGTATGAATTGATCGATTTTGAAAAGTTATATCAGATCTGTGGAGATGAATATGTAGTTTTATTTAAAATGCATCCATGGGTAAATAAAGATATTGTGATTGGAAAAAAATATGCGGATAAATTCTTGGATGTAAAAAAATACCCGAATATTAATGATCTGTTCTATATTGTTGATTTATTAATTACAGATTATTCGTCGAATATTTTTGAATATTCACTCATGAGAAAACCGATGCTGTTTTTTGCATTCGACAAGATTCAGTATTCTTTTTCCAGAGGATTTCATAGAGATTATGA
This window encodes:
- a CDS encoding N-acetylmuramoyl-L-alanine amidase encodes the protein MKKRILAVIMAVCVSMTALPADVRAAEDSAVQTESTQKTSPSEKSAQTENTGNAAEELTGTEMAETEEAAETEETAETEETTETVTIETETIETEEPAETETSETEKPAETETIETETTETESTETETAETETEESTETETTETETEEPTETETAETETAETETVQAAELNYMMVESPYVETPGTQNVVLSLGTGDEQLSDIVLNYKNLTTGKAYQTKAAGIEEDMIRFTMDFSENGQAGEYQITSVQFTQEKTKQEILLSDLGMDVRFGVNEQAETNPDQVLYDEDAYADVDADVVTMSADGEVISENTVENVLEQGISEAVASVADNLKGANSNVKVVLDPGHDGTHAGASGFGVQEADLTLKIATYCKEELSTYNGITVYMTRESASCPAGGGDNIACLDARANLAKNVGANVLVSFHLNTANGTARGVEVYYPNSNYNAQVGGNGQALAKKICDKLAALGLNYRGTLIRNASYDKYPDGSAADYYGLIRRCKNNGIPGLIIEHAFLDNANDYYTYLSSDEKLKALGVADATAIAEYFGLTKGAKTVTLNYTQSREDGSLRLKWTGLDNVDYYEIYRNTVNDTNYPKIDEVSDATSYIDDTVKAGTKYYYLVRPVFNDGTAGEYSKPISGVALGKTNLTKIKAKSGKKITLTWKKVSKAEGYLIYRQDSSDSKFYQIGTVKSGSTLTYTDTVKSNNKTYTYKVQAYNTNNGRQGVGAYSSTKSAKTLAKAKITGITSSDEEVLKISWNKVSGAKGYIISRSTKKDSGYSEIDTVSGEKTTSYTDDTVKAGKTYYYKVEAYNVNSGTKGYGGASDAVAGKTAKRTKITSIVSTNEKTLTIKWNKITGAYGYRIKRSTDEDGTYKVVKTIKSGNTTSYKDTSVKAGKTYYYTVETMVKTGDNICYSGDSASMEGRTAKKAKIKYAVSNGSNQIEVNWGAVSGAYGYRIKRSTSKNGTYNVIATVNGKNKTTYQDKNVKTAKTYYYKVETINKVNGKKGYSGDSAVVSAKTLKTTSITAVKATGSTSVRLEWKAVDGANGYQIYRSTSKDSGYKKVGQVKGKNTKKYEDKTLEAGKTYYYQVRAYKSNSAKNGVASFSKVQKAWTIKQVVFSQITSDSKNQVTLGWKKVSKAQGYDIYRSSKSNSGFEKIASISSGSTLTYTDKGVKSGNTYYYKIAATYKIKGSAGRGSYSNVAQVPVLKQGGISSITLGDNNVLNISWNSVDNASGYELAGAISEKGSYTTLQTSGATSFTHSNLTQGTTYYYKVRAYKDLSSGIRMYGPWSAVKSKAAAHEIMGTSSVTVDQMVSYYNKRYTFPADTYRDKGADSAEAFFKILKEEADAEGVRADVLFAQVMLETGGLTFGGDVQASQCNFGGLGAVGGGAAGETYADVRTGLRAQVQHLKAYASTEGLNNACVDKRFQYVSRGTARYVEWLAIPQNPYGKGWAADADYGTKLLRIMDSL
- a CDS encoding glycosyltransferase; amino-acid sequence: MIEQNYSVLMSVYRKEKAEYLQKSIDSMLSQTVPPQDFVIVCDGLLGDELNQVLQKKKQEYPECFQIVQLPENRGLGEALKEGLVYCKNELVARMDSDDISVPERCEWQLKAFAQNNVSIISGAVQEFMDDTAQAGTVRYVPESSEKIAVYAKKRNPFNHPAVMFKKSDVIKAGSYMDFHGFEDYYLWLRMLSGGMKGYNLSEVLVYMRVGNGMYARRGGVSYLKDMAEFRKIMLNSGYINLLEFLTSVITRGIVILMPANLRKTVYSVFLRK
- a CDS encoding ubiquitin-activating E1 family protein, whose amino-acid sequence is MPVLLFLMPQYESFHTIFSDPESMSKRLKNCISGRIPKVDAVRDLLSRINPDEIRSIHEEMIDIIKRNRIFRNGTISGYVVAGFDGAELFSSTKKSCPNCLTRKKLTGETEYFHRSVVCMTIGKSPHVILGQEMLKPRDLSGFEMEGCPYKLRVVRYREQWEEKGGKPNVLCGL
- a CDS encoding transposase; translated protein: MLVYGLTEHPMMLATNKDIKSKEDVIAVAKQYFSRWKIEEYFRCKKQMFQFENFRVRKLSAINTLNFYITLCMAFLAHISMKSETNALKVSIIQKADPVKKKVYFCYYRLAKGISGILSYAKEGVRLWFRTKRPAYRQLCLKLTA